Part of the Nicotiana tabacum cultivar K326 chromosome 20, ASM71507v2, whole genome shotgun sequence genome, ATTCTCGCCCCAACTGAGTAAAATGGACCAAATCCGATTTGAGTCCAAAGATGAGATGTATGTTGCAAGTTAATCGTGTTTAAGACTGCCGTCTCGAGTTGATTGGGGAAGATGAAGGATGGATCCTAAGCGGGTAAGATTAACATAATCTACTGGACCATGAGCTGATAATCCTGGGATTACTAATCCTACCATCCTAAATATTATCTCAGACCAACTTTGTCTGTAATCAGTTCCCTTTATCCAAGGGAAAATGAAACTCCTAATTAGCTCAAAAGCTGCATTCAGAACCTTTGGCAAAACCCATAGCAGTGAGAAGTAATTCTTGTTTGGTTCTTCCTCCAAAACCTGCAATTAGAAACAAGGACTCTATTGAATTGAAATCAACCCATAAACTACTGAATTTTAATTATTAAGACTGATTAACTCGTTTCCTAATCATCAATAACTTTGATAAATGTGTCTCCAATTTAATGCGCATGCAACCTTTATGCTCGAACTATAcatataaaatttgaaagttctaaAAATACCTCTCTCATCCAAAAAAATATGACAAAATTTATATAGAAGGAGtcaatatattttctctaaatttagCTGTAGAATTAAATACTTTTTATGTAGCTTTCAAGAAAAATGTAAAATTCATTTTAGAAAAGTTAAAAGTTGAAGCTTGAACCaaaaactgaaattatttaaTACACTGAACCCCTACTCTAATTTCTGCTATTCTTTTTGTGAAGGAATAATGATTACGGTAGTACTCTCAACCTATTATCTTAAAATTCTGGATTCGCCTATGACCGAGACTGaattattatatgaaagaatGTCTAAGTCCTATAAAGTGGATCAATATATATATCTTAACATTCTAGATTCGCCCATGACCAAGACTAGATTATTATATATAAGAATGTCAAGTATAGAAAGTTTACCTTGCCATTGTAGAGGCTGTTGTAGTATAGACATGATCCAAAGTGCTTAAAGAAGAGAGTTTTGTCATCATAGGGCAATCTTGGCACCATATCATTGCAATATACATACCTAAAATACTTCACATCACACTTGTTGAACTTCTCCATCATAAAATTTCCAAATTGTTCATCTCCAACCCTAGGTTGTCCAAATGTATAAACTCCTTCCAATTTATCCAACAACCAATCCTCTTCATGCAAAGCTAATATAGCTGCAAATAATATTGCTAATGCACCACCTAAGCTATGTCCTGTCACTATGAATTTTGCTTTCTCATTTTTGTtcaatattttcttcaaatcttctcTTATTTTGTAATATGCAAatagcttattattttgttgttggttTTCTTGATCATTTATTTCTTTTGGCCAGCCTATGTTCTTTTGCAACCCTAGCGCTTTCATGAAACCTGCATGGATTTTGCCCATGCCTTCAAGATCGTACCATGAGAGGTCTATATCTGTAATCCATGCATCTGCATAAAATGGACTTGTCCCTCTAAATGCTACCACAACTAGGTTTGGATCTTCAATTTTGTCTTGAAACATTGTGGCTTGAGTCGAGTATTGTTCCTCGTAAGCTGACAATAAAATGTAtaagaaaatttcactttctgTTTGCATCttcatttcctttttatttatataatatatgttgcacaaccaaaagaaaaggaaatcaagagtgtgtgtgtgagagagatagaaagagagagtgtgtgttttcttttttgattttaacTTCTATTGTACACTGACAGTGTAAATGGATTTAAATTTTAATAGACAaatctgaaagataagtacaagtGCGACTAATAACAAAATTGTATTCAAGTTCTACTTttctttggaaaaaaaaaatcagacaCTCTATTGTATTAGAAACAAATGTGTACGACCTAAGAAGTAGAAGAATTGAATACGTAAATATTGGTAAGTCAATGTTGAGGTCTTGAAATTTCTACCTGTTTTCAAGTTTAAATTCTCTCAAGTATATATGAGCTTATGATGCTTAATATAATTTTGATGTTGCCAATATGTTAAAATGAATGTATCACTAGTTAATGATGTAAATAGCTTaacaataagtaaaaataaaaattaggaaGTGAAAATGAAGAAGCTGTTAAAAGATCAAGGCGTAATATTCGGGTCACTGAATGACAATAGCAATATTAAAAGCAACTATCTCAATCTATTATATTACTAATTTATGGTATCGGACATCAATATCCCCAAGTACATGCCTAAATtaattaagttttttttaataAGATCTGGATATGAATTAATATTCTGCTGGATCTTAATGATATGGCTAAAGTCAAAAGATTAACTCTGATTTTATAATAATTGTTAAATAACTTCTTAAATTGAGGGATAAGTAAAGCCGGAACATTATTTAATGCAGTTCGAGGATGCCACTTCGCCTATAATATAATAATGGATCTACAATTAActttataataataaataattagcTTAACTGGTCACCTACCTGCATCATATTTTACGTTTTCCGAGTGAGCAAATATATTAAGATTACAACTTTacatagaaagaaaggaaaaggtTTGGTAATCGAGCAACCTACAAGTACAACTAATCCAATgtttaagtttttttaaaaaatcaattCCTTCGGTTCataataattgatatttttatacttttattttggttcaaaataagtgttcTTTTTACATAATTAAAAATGAATTAACTTTAATTTTTCAAATTTACCTTATTTACACAATCCAATGTGTCAAGTTAACaatataaaaattttatttgaGAGTTCGTATATTCTTAAATGATATGCCAAAGGCTAAAATGTTACTTCGTCAACACGGGAGGAAGTATATGGTTATTGTCATTATCTTTTGTTTGAATCTTCCCAACCTTGGTAGGCTTTTGATCAATTTGAGAAAAGATTATTTAAGTTAAATATATCGTTATATAGTGTAAAGATTTTGACAGTATTTGATTTAATATATGATACTATATTAGTTACTTACCATTTGTACCACATTACACTTAACATTTATCGTAGTGATTTGCAtgtaatatctttcaaataatcTGATTGTGTAGGTATATTTTACAttaattattaatacataaaaCTTAAAATGTTCGAGAAAATTGAATAACTAGTTTCAAAATATAAATTCTATAAGAGGCATTGGAATTTTAGTTAATACATTATATATTTGAGAGAAGGATTAATATTTACTTTATTGGATCAAGATGTATATATCCTAATTAGCAATTTAGTACAACTTACCATTCCAGAAATTGTGCAACCCCAAGAAGTGCATCTGAAGAAAGACAAAAAAAACAATTTAATTTGTAGTACATATTTTTTCAATAGAAATAGAGTATAATGTTTCAACTTTTCTTTGCGATGAAGGGAAGATTGCTTCAATATTGTAAAGTAATAATTACCTGCCAATGATGATTGATTACTGTTTtgttgagggcttcattttcgtAAGATAATTTAGCAGCCATAATTGACAGGTGTGCATTATATCTGCTGTCTCCTATCTTTATTGACTTGTCTAAGTCCACTCTCACATCAAGATTTCCGATCATCGACCTGAACGTCTCCGATGACTTTTCCGGCGTTACTGTTTTTCCTATAATaccacaattttttttatttatatacgCTGATAGCAAAAAGAATTTTATACTATATATCAATGTAAAGAATTATTATGTGATTCATGTAAATAAAAAGTAATTAGAAGTTGGACGAAGAAACCCCTGAAAATTAATGTAAACAATTATTACGCGATTCTtgtaaataaaaaataagtagaaaGTTGGACGAATTAAGAAACCCTTGAAATTAATTCTGCAATCCACGCCATGACATTTTTATGAATCTTCAACCTTGTTATGTAAATTCTACATATTTTTGTTTCATAACGTTTCAACTTTTCTTTAAGGATCAGTCGTGAGATTAAAGTCTGGAAGATACCCTTAAAGACCTTATAAGTCCTTAAATACAAGAacatttttttcttaattaacaCTATACTCTAATTCTTAAATTCAAGAACATGCAATTGAATTCGTCAGCATCATCATTTAATACTATACTCTAATTCTACTTTTCTAAAAAGAGTATTGGCTGTAGCAATAAATTTTTAAGTCTAATTTTCAGATATTCATAGCAagccaaagaaatcatacactaATTCCAACTTTCTAAATCGTAATGCATGTTATCTTGTATGCATGAACCATGCATTTAATTTGACTTCATTCTACTTGCATGTTCAAAGCAATTACTTGAAATTTCcacagaaaaaatagaaaaagatatATAGAGAAAATTTTGAAATGTTCCATTTTCTGATGAATGCAAAGTAGAGAAACTCTGGTAGGGAGCGCTTCCCCTTGAATAAGTTTTACGCTTTGTGAAtccaaattaatttgtcaagACCACTATAGGTTAAAAAAAGCGAAGCCCTAGCTAGTAATTTAAACAAAAGTAGAGGAAAGAATGGAAATCCAAACCTTGTATTATGTTCAAGAAAAGCTGGAGAAAACCACCATTGAATGAAGGATAATTTTGCATG contains:
- the LOC107819561 gene encoding triacylglycerol lipase OBL1-like, which translates into the protein MANKEEFCKGYFELKPEEASFFDFIRIFYSSELDKRNFFDVSAGVERIGGFRRRWLIFISVILQRFLFWFKKPMASLGYIVELMQNYPSFNGGFLQLFLNIIQGKTVTPEKSSETFRSMIGNLDVRVDLDKSIKIGDSRYNAHLSIMAAKLSYENEALNKTVINHHWQMHFLGLHNFWNAYEEQYSTQATMFQDKIEDPNLVVVAFRGTSPFYADAWITDIDLSWYDLEGMGKIHAGFMKALGLQKNIGWPKEINDQENQQQNNKLFAYYKIREDLKKILNKNEKAKFIVTGHSLGGALAILFAAILALHEEDWLLDKLEGVYTFGQPRVGDEQFGNFMMEKFNKCDVKYFRYVYCNDMVPRLPYDDKTLFFKHFGSCLYYNSLYNGKVLEEEPNKNYFSLLWVLPKVLNAAFELIRSFIFPWIKGTDYRQSWSEIIFRMVGLVIPGLSAHGPVDYVNLTRLGSILHLPQSTRDGSLKHD